In the Fibrobacter sp. UWH6 genome, GATGTTCAGCGGCGACAACGCCCTGAAAAAAATCAAGGTCCTTTCCGGTGGTGAACGCAGCCGCGTGCTGTTGGGCAAGATTCTCGCCGAGGAATGCAACCTGTTGCTTCTTGACGAACCCACCAACCATCTGGACATGGAATCCATCGAAAGCCTTATCGACGCCCTGGAAGACTATGAAGGTTCCGCCATGGTGGTAACCCATGACGAAGAATTGCTCCACGCCTTCGCCAACCGTCTGGTTGTTTTCGATGGCGGCCAGTGCCGAATCTTCGAAGGGTCCTACGCCGACTTCCTCGAAAAGGTAGGTTGGGCCGCCGAAAAGAAACCCGGTGGAATGGATGGCGAAAACGCAAAACTTTCCAACATCGATGTCACCAAGGATGCAGTTCAAGCCAAGTCCGACGTTCCTTCTGCAAAGATGGACCGCAAGGCCCGTGCCGACTACATCGCCGAACGCTCCAAGGTCATCAAACCTCTAGAAAAAGCCATCGCCAAAATTGAAGACGATATTGCCAAGGCCGAGGAACTTTCAGGCGAACTGGAAGCAAAGCTTGTTGCCGCCTCCGAGTCCGGTGACGGTGCCGCCATTACAGCCATCGCCAAGGACATGGACGACGTCAAGAAAAAGATCGACGATCTCTACAGCCAATACGAACTCAAGAGCGCCGAACTGGATGCCGCCAAGGACAAGTATCCCCTCGACTAACAGGCCGCTTTTATAGACGGACCCTGTACGAATTTCAATAAATTAAAAGCGCGGAGCTGAACTCCGCGCTTTTATAGGTTAGACTTTTATTTAGAACGCTTAATACCAAGTGTATATGTATCCTCGGTATCGCCGGCCTTCTCATTACCTGAATAAATTCGCACCTTGGTCTTTGTAATATAGGCACCAGTTCCTACCAGGCGTCCTTTTTCGCTACGGGCATTCCATTCAAAGAAGATGTTGCCAGGATTATCGTAACAGTTGGACTTTTCCGGATTTTCGGCATTGTAGAAGACAGTTCTGTCATTACATGCAATTATTCCATGAGCTTCATTCACAAAATTTCCGATATGGGAGAAGTAATAACCATCCCAGACAATCCTAACCAGAGCCAGTGCAGAATCACGGTTTGCACCAGAAGGCAAATTCATGATCATGGTAGTTGCCAATTCACCAATGTTGAATCCCAGCAACAAACCAGGCAAACCTAGGCTATCCGTAATCTCCTTGATAGTCTTGTTAGAAGGTACAGAAATGGGAACAATAGGATCTTCATAAGGCCAGGGAGTTTCACCGTTGATCGTGACCACACCGGGTACGGCAAGTTCAGTTCTCTGTTCACCCACGATACGAACCCTGGGGTTGTTCAAGTGGGCTGCGTTTCCAGAACGGTCCTTGAGAGTTCCGGGAGTCAGACGGACATAATCACCAACGGCAGGTAATGTCCCTTGAGGAGTTCTATTAAAGAATACAGAAACAACATTTTCCTGCTTGTTGAAAGCCACACCGGTTATCAGGAGCGAATCATTGAAATAGGCGGAATCCCTGTAGAATTCAAAGAGATCGTTGGTGTTGAGACCCGCGTGATCAGAGCCTTCACTCATGCTGATAACCACAACGCTCATATCGCTGGATCGATTTTCGATAACCGCACTCAAGATAACCGGAGCCACCTTGTCTTCAATGGAGGTGTTCATATCCAGTTTAACTTCATCGCCGGAATCTTCATCTATGTAGGTATAATGATACCTCAAGGTACCCTCATACTTTTTATCAGCAACGCCAGTAAACACGTCGGGTTTCAAGCCTTCCGGATTGTACAAAGTAACAACAGAATCCAGAAGGACCAGAGGCCAGACATTTTCCATTCCGTTGATATTGTAGAAAGTGCTTCCGCCAAAATTCCAGGAAAGGGTATCGGGAACCACATCCTTGAAGGGCTTGCTAAAGGGAATCACCAGACTATCCACAATACCGTCGCCTGTAACATCAAACATCTGGGCAGTGGTTACGAAAGGTACGGGAGGTTCCTTGAAGTGAATATTACGCCAGATCAATTCATTGGCCACGCCATTGCCATATATGACAAAGGATCCTTCGTTAACGGCAGAATCACCCACCACATAGAACTGGGCATATCCCAGGGAATCTGTAGAAATCTCGGTAATGCGCTGCTTGTCTACACCCAGGAAACCAATAGGATCATTAGTATAAAGATTCAAATTCACGGTGCAGTTCACACTGGAGCCTTCATCCATATTGCCACAGGGGCGACTTCCAAACAGGAGCACAATTTTCAGAGGAACCGTATCAGGGTAAGTCACATGCGCCAGAAGGGTATCGTTCTTGCCACCATCAGCGCCAAGAACCGTACCACGAAGAGTCAAACCATCAGGATCCAGCAACAACAAGCTATCGCTAGGAGTAAAGACATCTACGAAGGCGATATCCGGCAAGGGATATTCCGGCACCACAAAGGTGATCATCTGATACTGTGACTGATCCGAAGCCAGGTAGCAGATCAACACATAAGTACCAGGATCCAGGAGGCGGGAATTCACAAACGCGGTGGTATCCACAGTGAATGCCGACATGTTCTCGCTAATCCAGATACCACCATAATTCAGGCCAGGTTCCAGGAGAATGCCCTCTGTAGGCAACCTTCCGCCCACCAACTTAAACACTGTCTGAGCATAGGCGGTGTCCACCTTGGTCACGCTGGAAACATCGCAGCTCAAGGACTCATCAATCAGCAACTGCTTCAGTTCATATTCAATGATACCATTGGGATTATACTTCTGCACCGGGAAGTAAGTCTTCTGGGTCTGCAGATTGATGGACGTACGCATCTTGAAGTTGGAACCCGTTGCGTTTCGTTCCGAGAAGAAAATCTGGAACGGATATTCCGTACCTTCAACCAGGCCCAAAGTATCAAGATCAACTGCACCTTCCACGGGGCTAT is a window encoding:
- a CDS encoding fibro-slime domain-containing protein; translation: MKHNLFVVLLVLLSAVVSNATLTIHLQSPYRDDAVKGNESVYTYHITGEVTSWNADFGKTSNTRMTPEGDHWYSYTWNKTVADYPNGGGFKINVCSDTASASTTYNNKCEMWDLSDGMSFKSMFNNEVEIWLYTDGTSYTASFVAPGSKMVWFKSPWGNKVLPQMIFGQDTILMRFVPDDKSSCGWFYGAISPAAMKANPLKSAHFVRNRTPYMSVPAAGTLDLSDALDAFDTVYVDGTSGDLTPTAAMGTLGSCFDSTRVLHVYHPWRNNSTFKDSLLYISVGSNIVNNPTAMERDSYPFWFSYEFTPAVAASQDWKSTMAVVNFYRRQNEWPQVTFFSEAQRPLIASLFPQGVYEAWIHTRSNGAYDVLYSPLEPKVVRLMSPWDNMSPAMIVADDTVKMGPIAANAYDSTQSDTCGWYQGTYFKHTDDWSVHFKQSFGMEYYALEGLMGEGGGMGSAISLDSMMALYDTVWVYPYPLSSSAPKFSEVFPGRLGICPTMKISAMLLDWAGESYDDAIDIDFGGIYGGNAYTTIVQGTKEYKTCGGHVLGMVQETLSPDGLPLRVDSLIFPWDQCSAGREIDKWFIPEVVAVGPDGKEYTNATCRDIDLKLDAEGFWLADVTESPNGCNDPINPGFYPLDDFEYLDSAKTIKNPKFDWDVQGCKHNYSFSMKISAQFKYVKGQYFEFRGDDDVWVFINNRLVVDIGGCHSPVEGAVDLDTLGLVEGTEYPFQIFFSERNATGSNFKMRTSINLQTQKTYFPVQKYNPNGIIEYELKQLLIDESLSCDVSSVTKVDTAYAQTVFKLVGGRLPTEGILLEPGLNYGGIWISENMSAFTVDTTAFVNSRLLDPGTYVLICYLASDQSQYQMITFVVPEYPLPDIAFVDVFTPSDSLLLLDPDGLTLRGTVLGADGGKNDTLLAHVTYPDTVPLKIVLLFGSRPCGNMDEGSSVNCTVNLNLYTNDPIGFLGVDKQRITEISTDSLGYAQFYVVGDSAVNEGSFVIYGNGVANELIWRNIHFKEPPVPFVTTAQMFDVTGDGIVDSLVIPFSKPFKDVVPDTLSWNFGGSTFYNINGMENVWPLVLLDSVVTLYNPEGLKPDVFTGVADKKYEGTLRYHYTYIDEDSGDEVKLDMNTSIEDKVAPVILSAVIENRSSDMSVVVISMSEGSDHAGLNTNDLFEFYRDSAYFNDSLLITGVAFNKQENVVSVFFNRTPQGTLPAVGDYVRLTPGTLKDRSGNAAHLNNPRVRIVGEQRTELAVPGVVTINGETPWPYEDPIVPISVPSNKTIKEITDSLGLPGLLLGFNIGELATTMIMNLPSGANRDSALALVRIVWDGYYFSHIGNFVNEAHGIIACNDRTVFYNAENPEKSNCYDNPGNIFFEWNARSEKGRLVGTGAYITKTKVRIYSGNEKAGDTEDTYTLGIKRSK